In Leptospira langatensis, a single window of DNA contains:
- a CDS encoding toxin-antitoxin system YwqK family antitoxin, with product MKFFLVSLFSFLFFFSCEPADRPAGLPANAKHDRNMNAYVLTENGISKIYYDNGKLFFECPVDEAKLYHGFCKSYLRTEEGVSAQGNYEHGSRVGEWTWFFPDGKVYIKQKFGTGPKDLAAQFNGDEGNEDGPYERYYPEGNLEVKGHYKSGFKSDFWQKFFKDGELEYSGYYSKGKKIRTWFYYFPNRQTESVEVFDDSGKFLSRTIFAPDGKKLCEVEEQKSHCG from the coding sequence ATGAAATTCTTCTTAGTTTCTCTTTTTTCTTTCCTATTTTTCTTTTCCTGTGAGCCTGCGGATCGTCCAGCCGGGTTGCCTGCGAACGCAAAACACGATCGGAATATGAACGCATACGTTCTGACAGAGAACGGGATCAGCAAAATATATTACGATAATGGAAAGTTATTCTTCGAGTGTCCAGTGGACGAAGCCAAGCTATATCATGGATTTTGCAAGTCTTATCTTCGTACGGAAGAGGGCGTGTCCGCTCAGGGGAATTACGAGCACGGATCGAGAGTGGGGGAATGGACCTGGTTCTTTCCGGACGGAAAAGTCTATATAAAACAGAAATTCGGTACAGGCCCCAAAGACTTAGCGGCCCAATTTAACGGGGATGAAGGGAACGAAGACGGACCCTACGAAAGATATTATCCGGAAGGAAACCTGGAAGTAAAAGGCCACTACAAGAGCGGATTCAAATCTGATTTCTGGCAGAAGTTCTTTAAGGACGGAGAATTGGAATATTCCGGTTATTATTCCAAGGGAAAGAAGATCCGGACCTGGTTTTATTATTTTCCGAATCGCCAAACCGAATCTGTAGAAGTGTTCGACGATTCGGGCAAATTCCTCTCTCGTACGATATTTGCTCCGGACGGGAAAAAACTCTGTGAAGTCGAAGAGCAAAAATCCCACTGCGGATGA
- a CDS encoding RNA polymerase sigma factor: protein MNLSKDKTLDLVTRCGEGDEAALKLFFESYSEDIYNFPMKIFHLSEDDAGDFFLYAFERLKTGARFSSFKGKSSFRTWFYSVLRNMLIDWQRTKRELKITNLGKINKEGKEYATIEDEPDLRPDLVEEAQELTKHFHQVLGEIGVEKRVIFKLSYIYYLNLDEEEIQFLVSKTNLTLDDIKKKILELRSELSKREEENIRMEDKITSLYLNILELKEKQTATVKKAPILPQEIDKTSQALKKKYEQRKKLLEKRKKGHFLARTPYREVADLLGITEGNVSVTLLRLIEKIQKKLKFSELSE, encoded by the coding sequence ATGAATTTGTCAAAGGATAAAACCCTCGACCTGGTTACCCGCTGCGGGGAAGGAGACGAGGCCGCACTCAAATTATTCTTCGAGTCCTATTCCGAAGATATATACAACTTCCCGATGAAAATTTTTCATCTCAGCGAAGACGATGCTGGCGACTTCTTCTTGTACGCTTTTGAAAGATTGAAAACAGGAGCGAGATTCTCCAGTTTCAAGGGAAAATCCAGCTTCCGCACTTGGTTCTATTCCGTCTTACGTAATATGCTCATTGATTGGCAAAGGACCAAGAGAGAGCTCAAGATCACCAATTTAGGCAAGATCAATAAAGAAGGAAAAGAATACGCCACTATCGAGGACGAGCCGGATCTAAGACCCGATTTGGTGGAAGAAGCTCAGGAACTCACAAAACATTTCCATCAGGTTTTGGGAGAGATCGGCGTAGAGAAACGAGTTATTTTCAAATTATCTTATATTTACTATCTCAACTTGGACGAAGAAGAGATCCAATTCTTGGTGAGCAAAACGAATCTCACCCTAGACGATATAAAGAAGAAGATCCTGGAACTCAGATCCGAACTTTCCAAGAGAGAAGAGGAAAATATTCGCATGGAGGACAAGATCACGTCCCTCTATCTGAATATTTTGGAACTGAAAGAAAAGCAGACTGCTACCGTCAAAAAGGCTCCAATCCTCCCTCAAGAGATAGATAAAACCTCGCAGGCATTAAAAAAGAAATACGAACAGAGAAAGAAACTGCTAGAAAAGCGCAAGAAAGGCCATTTCCTAGCCCGAACCCCCTATCGAGAGGTTGCAGATCTATTGGGGATCACGGAAGGGAATGTCAGCGTTACTTTGTTACGTCTGATCGAAAAAATACAAAAAAAACTCAAATTCTCGGAATTGTCTGAGTAG
- a CDS encoding LIC_10230 family protein: MKSRSQLIIAYIIPFLLLLVSVFQLFLQPTFLDANDTSTMEALLDGTGKEPASGFYFQGGAISQLFLTQKIIAEINDPSLPTDSQPEETKDRLGRVLLGQKIQIFFYIFLAVLSFTSFISLYYRAFFYAFLNRILYFFGIIYALTALPTLVGATVRTPDSVAWILPIVVFFLGWIIGMIYLMVSIGSIFKKDPAERFSALQNLREDEAEFRTGKKADSETFWTSVWHFFGILALGTLIGDLIYIPLFVLQKNYSEQFGILLILAIILLSAFYIRNYLKFGKSSELGKYQNLALAFGYLQARFIRIILYINIILVIVFVFVVVLIVWLNSNFGILKSLFPSIDSGQNL; this comes from the coding sequence ATGAAATCCCGAAGCCAACTGATCATCGCATATATCATTCCCTTCCTTCTTTTACTCGTAAGCGTATTCCAACTCTTCTTGCAGCCTACGTTCCTGGATGCAAACGACACTTCTACCATGGAAGCCTTGTTGGATGGAACAGGCAAGGAACCTGCTTCCGGTTTTTATTTCCAAGGCGGTGCGATCTCTCAGCTATTTTTGACCCAAAAGATCATCGCTGAGATCAACGACCCTTCTCTTCCTACTGACTCTCAGCCGGAGGAGACCAAGGACAGACTAGGCCGGGTCCTCTTAGGGCAGAAGATACAGATCTTCTTCTATATCTTTCTGGCAGTCCTTTCGTTTACTTCCTTTATCTCTCTTTATTATAGAGCCTTCTTCTATGCATTCTTGAACCGGATCTTGTATTTCTTCGGGATCATCTACGCGCTTACTGCGTTACCTACGTTAGTCGGAGCTACGGTTCGCACTCCGGATTCCGTGGCATGGATCCTTCCGATCGTAGTGTTTTTCTTGGGATGGATCATCGGTATGATCTATCTGATGGTCTCCATCGGTTCTATTTTCAAAAAGGATCCTGCGGAAAGATTTAGCGCTCTCCAAAATTTGAGAGAAGACGAAGCGGAATTCAGGACAGGAAAGAAAGCGGACAGCGAGACTTTCTGGACTTCCGTTTGGCATTTCTTCGGGATCCTGGCATTAGGGACTTTGATCGGAGACCTGATCTATATTCCTCTATTCGTTCTTCAGAAAAATTACTCCGAGCAATTCGGAATATTGCTCATATTGGCGATCATCCTTCTTTCCGCTTTCTATATCCGGAATTATCTGAAATTCGGCAAAAGCTCCGAACTGGGAAAGTATCAGAACCTGGCTTTAGCATTCGGCTATTTGCAAGCGAGATTCATTCGGATCATTCTCTATATCAATATCATACTAGTGATCGTATTCGTTTTCGTGGTGGTCTTGATCGTTTGGCTGAATTCCAATTTCGGGATCTTAAAATCCCTGTTTCCATCCATCGATAGCGGACAAAATCTCTAA
- the dnaE gene encoding DNA polymerase III subunit alpha, whose translation MEDFAHLHLHTTYSMLDGAIRIKELMQHVKESGMSSVAMTDHGNMFGAIEFYNEAVKAGIKPIIGCEFYVSPNRKAETEVVKIADGNAYHLILLAKNEVGYKNLIKLASKSYTEGFYKKARIDYDLLDRHSDGLVCLTACLAGEVNRKILEGKEPESFQLAGKLNEIFNKEDFYLEIQNHGIPEQEIVAKGVYDLAQKTGIKLVVTNDSHFLKKDDKEAQDILLRIGMRKTIEDEMEFGFNQHFYVKSPAEMKLLFPELPQAYYSTLEIRDKIDLKLKFGNHLLPEFTVPQGFDEYGFMETLVWEGISQRYPEVTSEIKERVQFELNTIKNMHFAGYFLIVQDYINFAKKTGIPVGPGRGSAAGSIVAYALGITNVEPLQFNLLFERFLNPDRKDMPDIDTDFCVERREEVINYIRHKYGEDRVGQIITFGSLGAKAALKDVARVMNLPFEESNRLTSYCPSKPGITIDEALAMSGDLKQASEKDDLNKKIFAIAKRLEGNYRQPGRHAAGVVISPFPLDEVVPLSTVAEKDKPGVRSIVTQYEKNNLESVGLIKMDILGLKNLTTLNYAVNLVRERRKIELDLDKIPLDDANTYALLRKANTLGIFQLESTGITDLVARSQVSNFDEIVALIALYRPGPMESGMLEEYLERKSGKKPVTYPHSSCEVILKETFGLTVYQEQVMSISRVVGGFTMGESDMLRKAMAKKKKELMDPLRVKFVEGAQAQGHAKKFSEDLFDQLEKFGGYGFNKSHSVAYALVTYQTAYMKANFPTEYMAALLAGDHSKTTDIVKYINNAREMGINVLTPDVNESDVSFSVIDDHTIRFGISAMKGVGEGAAENIIAARKSLGGFKDITEFMIHIDTRILNKKILEALVQGGALDSFGFTRKCLFESMDSLVSFAQKEQERTKEGQFSLFGDASASYEFKLPKNADEWELEDKLRREKAFTGIYLSGHPLDKYKGHLKSLNSVPIETLDNIKAGTKVEIAGVLTSLKIKFTKKKEEFVNFKLEDRTGEIECVAFPKVYQKFKDILKEDQAVFLKGDLDRIEAGESELRGQIKVNSFEILNETTIEDKMEKALHIRLEDRHKKMPDIIGQLHTLLAAYQGNSNVYFHIISGNEEKKVIRAHNHYSIQPNPELMNRLVTLLGEGSVFESFGDNVRVYKSNGTKQAVQI comes from the coding sequence ATGGAAGACTTCGCCCACCTTCATCTCCACACAACATACTCCATGCTCGACGGGGCGATCCGCATTAAAGAGCTAATGCAACATGTGAAGGAATCCGGAATGAGTTCCGTTGCTATGACGGACCACGGAAACATGTTTGGTGCCATAGAGTTTTATAACGAAGCAGTTAAAGCCGGGATAAAACCTATTATCGGATGCGAATTTTACGTTTCTCCCAACAGAAAGGCAGAAACCGAAGTAGTCAAGATCGCAGACGGAAACGCATATCATCTCATCCTGCTCGCAAAGAACGAAGTAGGTTACAAAAATTTAATAAAGCTCGCGAGCAAATCCTATACGGAAGGCTTTTACAAGAAGGCCCGTATCGACTACGACCTATTGGATCGGCATAGCGATGGCTTGGTCTGTTTGACTGCATGTCTTGCCGGGGAAGTAAACAGAAAGATCCTAGAAGGAAAGGAGCCTGAATCCTTCCAACTTGCTGGAAAACTGAACGAGATCTTTAACAAAGAGGACTTCTATCTAGAGATCCAAAACCACGGTATTCCGGAACAGGAGATCGTGGCCAAGGGGGTCTATGATCTCGCTCAAAAGACCGGGATCAAACTAGTCGTAACGAACGACTCTCACTTCTTAAAGAAAGACGATAAGGAAGCTCAGGATATTCTTCTTCGTATCGGAATGAGAAAAACCATCGAAGACGAAATGGAATTCGGCTTTAACCAGCACTTCTATGTAAAGTCCCCTGCGGAGATGAAGCTTCTTTTCCCGGAACTTCCTCAGGCATATTATTCCACCCTGGAGATCAGAGACAAAATCGATCTGAAATTGAAATTCGGAAATCATCTTCTACCTGAGTTCACCGTACCGCAAGGATTCGATGAATACGGCTTTATGGAAACGCTAGTTTGGGAAGGGATTTCCCAACGTTATCCGGAAGTAACTTCCGAGATCAAAGAGAGAGTGCAGTTCGAATTGAACACGATCAAGAACATGCACTTCGCGGGTTACTTCTTGATCGTCCAAGACTATATCAATTTTGCCAAGAAAACCGGGATCCCTGTGGGCCCAGGTAGAGGTTCCGCTGCCGGTTCGATCGTTGCCTATGCATTAGGAATTACGAATGTAGAACCTCTTCAGTTCAATCTACTCTTTGAGAGATTCCTGAACCCGGATAGAAAGGACATGCCCGATATCGATACCGACTTCTGCGTGGAACGCCGAGAAGAAGTGATCAATTATATCCGGCACAAGTACGGCGAAGATCGGGTCGGTCAGATCATTACCTTCGGTTCCCTGGGAGCAAAGGCAGCTCTCAAGGACGTGGCAAGGGTCATGAACCTTCCGTTCGAAGAATCCAATCGGCTCACTAGCTATTGTCCAAGCAAACCGGGGATCACCATCGACGAAGCTCTTGCGATGTCGGGAGATTTGAAACAGGCTAGCGAGAAAGACGATCTGAACAAGAAGATCTTTGCGATTGCAAAACGTTTAGAAGGGAACTATAGACAGCCTGGTCGTCACGCAGCCGGAGTTGTGATCTCTCCTTTTCCTTTGGATGAGGTCGTACCTCTTTCCACAGTTGCAGAGAAGGATAAGCCAGGCGTTCGGTCCATAGTAACCCAGTATGAAAAGAATAATCTAGAATCCGTCGGCTTGATCAAGATGGATATCCTAGGTCTCAAGAACTTAACCACTCTGAACTATGCGGTAAATCTGGTTCGAGAAAGACGCAAGATCGAATTAGATTTAGATAAAATACCTTTGGATGACGCAAATACGTATGCGTTACTCAGAAAAGCAAACACTCTCGGTATCTTCCAGTTAGAATCCACAGGGATCACCGATCTTGTGGCTCGAAGCCAAGTCTCGAACTTCGACGAGATCGTGGCCTTGATCGCTCTCTATCGTCCCGGTCCAATGGAATCGGGGATGTTGGAAGAATATTTGGAACGCAAGAGCGGTAAGAAGCCTGTAACTTACCCCCATTCTTCTTGCGAAGTCATCTTAAAAGAAACCTTCGGACTTACCGTCTACCAAGAGCAGGTGATGAGTATCTCCAGAGTCGTGGGCGGATTCACCATGGGTGAATCTGACATGCTCCGTAAAGCAATGGCCAAAAAGAAGAAGGAACTCATGGATCCTCTTCGTGTTAAGTTCGTTGAAGGGGCTCAGGCCCAAGGCCATGCTAAGAAATTCTCCGAAGATCTTTTCGATCAGTTGGAAAAATTCGGTGGGTATGGATTCAATAAATCCCACTCGGTAGCGTACGCATTAGTTACCTATCAAACCGCTTACATGAAGGCAAATTTTCCTACCGAGTACATGGCTGCATTGCTCGCAGGAGATCATTCCAAAACTACGGATATCGTAAAGTATATCAATAACGCCCGCGAAATGGGGATCAATGTACTTACCCCGGATGTGAACGAATCCGATGTATCCTTCTCCGTGATCGACGATCACACCATCCGATTCGGGATTTCCGCAATGAAGGGAGTGGGAGAAGGTGCTGCAGAAAATATTATCGCAGCTAGAAAGTCCCTGGGCGGATTCAAAGATATCACTGAGTTCATGATCCATATAGATACTCGGATCCTGAACAAAAAGATCTTAGAAGCTCTCGTCCAAGGTGGGGCCTTGGACTCCTTTGGCTTCACACGAAAATGCCTCTTCGAGTCCATGGACAGTCTCGTTTCCTTTGCCCAGAAAGAGCAGGAAAGAACGAAAGAAGGACAATTCTCCTTATTCGGCGACGCAAGCGCTTCCTACGAATTCAAACTTCCTAAAAACGCAGACGAATGGGAATTAGAAGATAAGCTTCGTAGAGAGAAAGCCTTCACCGGGATCTATCTCTCCGGTCACCCTTTGGACAAATACAAAGGCCATTTAAAAAGCTTAAACTCGGTTCCTATCGAGACCTTGGATAATATCAAGGCAGGAACCAAAGTAGAGATCGCAGGAGTATTAACTTCTCTTAAAATAAAATTCACCAAGAAGAAAGAAGAATTCGTAAACTTCAAATTAGAAGATAGAACAGGCGAAATTGAATGCGTAGCCTTTCCGAAGGTCTATCAGAAGTTCAAAGATATCCTAAAAGAAGACCAGGCCGTATTCCTAAAAGGAGATCTGGATCGGATCGAAGCAGGAGAGTCGGAGCTCAGAGGACAGATCAAAGTCAATAGTTTCGAGATCCTCAACGAGACCACCATCGAAGACAAGATGGAAAAGGCTCTTCATATCCGACTCGAAGACCGACACAAAAAAATGCCGGATATCATAGGCCAGCTTCACACACTACTGGCCGCTTACCAAGGAAACTCAAACGTATACTTCCATATTATCTCCGGCAACGAGGAGAAGAAGGTAATCCGCGCTCATAACCATTATTCTATCCAACCCAATCCGGAACTGATGAATCGTTTGGTAACTTTATTGGGAGAAGGAAGCGTCTTCGAAAGCTTCGGGGATAATGTCCGGGTTTATAAATCCAACGGAACCAAACAAGCAGTTCAGATCTAA
- a CDS encoding ParA family protein, with translation MKQTLCIANQKGGVGKTTTSVHLAVGLARKGERVLLIDLDAQNNASSVFPESKSESAKDSFSLFSEKAPLSEIMVPTRIEGLHLLPSSSKLTQIDVLLAGKMDGFFILKEALEPHSSDFDWVVIDCPPSLSLITMNAFVAATGLIVPLQVSKFSLDGIEAILEAKSNTVKRFNPGLKILGALLTLFQQRTTMSQTVVPMIEEHLRLFDSKIPPSVAVEEAHLLNQSLYEYQPKNKATKAYLHFTEEVFSLG, from the coding sequence ATGAAACAAACTCTTTGTATTGCGAATCAGAAGGGAGGAGTGGGAAAAACCACCACATCCGTGCATCTTGCGGTCGGTCTGGCTAGAAAGGGAGAGAGGGTCCTTCTCATCGACCTGGACGCTCAGAACAATGCGAGTTCGGTCTTTCCCGAATCCAAGTCGGAGTCCGCAAAGGATTCCTTTTCTCTTTTTAGCGAGAAGGCTCCTCTTTCCGAGATCATGGTCCCTACCCGGATCGAAGGTTTGCATCTTCTTCCTTCTTCTTCTAAGCTGACCCAGATCGATGTTCTCTTGGCAGGAAAGATGGACGGTTTCTTTATTTTAAAGGAAGCATTGGAGCCTCATTCTTCCGATTTCGATTGGGTAGTGATCGATTGTCCTCCGAGTCTTTCTTTGATCACAATGAATGCTTTCGTTGCTGCGACAGGTTTGATCGTTCCTCTACAGGTCTCTAAATTTTCTTTAGATGGGATAGAGGCGATCCTGGAAGCGAAGAGCAATACCGTAAAACGATTCAATCCGGGACTAAAGATCCTAGGAGCTTTATTGACCCTATTCCAGCAAAGGACTACCATGTCCCAAACTGTCGTGCCCATGATAGAAGAACACCTTCGCTTGTTCGATTCCAAGATCCCTCCTTCCGTTGCGGTAGAAGAAGCCCATCTATTGAACCAATCTCTGTACGAATACCAACCTAAGAATAAGGCGACGAAAGCATACCTTCACTTTACAGAAGAGGTATTCTCTCTTGGCTAA
- the gatB gene encoding Asp-tRNA(Asn)/Glu-tRNA(Gln) amidotransferase subunit GatB — protein sequence MQYEVIIGLEVHAQLNTNSKVFSDSPSKFGAAPNSQVSSVCLGLPGALPVLNEDALSKAIMAGLAFGSDITLHTKFDRKNYFYPDLPKGYQISQFDRPICVGGGISFTVKGEDKPRYVKLTRIHIEEDAGKLIHSADPKVPQSYVDLNRAGTPLIEIVSEPDMRSSDEAYYYLLALKSVLRYIRVSDCNMEEGSLRCDANVSIRPVGSDKFGTRVEIKNLNSFKAVKAAIDYEVEWQRDMYSQGKTFPQQTKLWDSASNVTLTMRTKEMSHDYRYFPDPDLPPVILTKETVEDIRKTLPELPDARRDRFVQSLGLPKYDADVLTAEREIADYFEDALKVSGDAKRTSNWVKDEVLGIVNKESITISEFSVGPQRIGGLVKLIADGKISGKIGKTVFEDMLSSDKDPETIVTEKNLIVVRDDKEIERIVDEAIAANEDAVQKYKSGKDRALGAIVGYIMKVSKGKADPNLVNQMLLDKLGPLPPKG from the coding sequence GTGCAATATGAAGTGATCATCGGTTTGGAAGTACACGCACAGCTCAATACGAATTCCAAAGTATTTTCCGATAGTCCCTCTAAATTCGGTGCGGCTCCCAATTCACAAGTTTCTTCCGTTTGCTTGGGACTGCCGGGAGCTCTTCCCGTTCTGAACGAAGACGCTCTTTCCAAAGCGATCATGGCGGGACTCGCATTTGGCTCGGACATTACTCTTCATACTAAATTCGATCGAAAGAATTATTTCTATCCGGACCTTCCCAAAGGATACCAGATCTCCCAGTTCGACAGACCGATCTGCGTCGGAGGAGGGATCAGTTTCACTGTCAAGGGTGAGGACAAACCCAGATACGTCAAACTCACACGCATTCATATAGAAGAAGATGCCGGAAAACTGATCCACTCTGCGGACCCAAAAGTCCCTCAGTCGTATGTGGACTTGAATCGAGCGGGAACCCCTCTCATTGAGATCGTATCCGAGCCGGACATGCGTTCTTCCGACGAAGCGTATTATTATCTATTAGCTCTCAAATCAGTACTCAGGTACATTCGTGTATCCGATTGCAATATGGAAGAAGGTTCCCTTCGATGCGATGCGAACGTTTCCATTCGTCCGGTCGGTTCGGATAAATTCGGAACAAGAGTAGAGATCAAGAACCTGAACTCATTCAAAGCAGTTAAGGCGGCCATCGACTACGAAGTAGAATGGCAAAGGGATATGTACAGCCAAGGAAAGACCTTCCCACAACAGACAAAGCTTTGGGATTCCGCGTCTAACGTAACCTTGACCATGAGAACTAAAGAGATGAGTCATGATTATCGTTATTTTCCGGATCCAGATCTTCCTCCTGTCATTCTTACCAAGGAGACTGTCGAAGATATTCGTAAGACCTTACCGGAGCTTCCTGATGCCAGAAGAGATCGTTTCGTTCAATCCTTAGGACTTCCTAAATACGATGCGGATGTACTTACAGCAGAAAGAGAGATTGCAGATTATTTTGAGGATGCACTGAAAGTTTCCGGAGACGCAAAGAGAACTTCTAACTGGGTCAAAGACGAAGTGCTCGGTATCGTAAACAAGGAAAGCATTACAATTTCAGAATTTAGCGTGGGACCGCAAAGAATAGGCGGCCTAGTAAAACTGATCGCTGACGGAAAGATCTCCGGAAAGATCGGAAAGACAGTCTTCGAAGATATGCTCTCTAGCGACAAGGATCCAGAAACCATCGTAACCGAAAAGAACCTGATCGTAGTACGCGACGATAAAGAGATCGAAAGGATCGTGGACGAGGCAATCGCTGCCAATGAGGACGCAGTCCAAAAGTACAAGTCCGGAAAAGACAGGGCCCTCGGCGCGATCGTAGGTTATATCATGAAAGTCTCTAAAGGCAAGGCCGATCCGAATCTGGTCAACCAAATGCTTTTGGATAAATTGGGACCGCTTCCTCCCAAGGGTTGA
- a CDS encoding M23 family metallopeptidase, translating into MRRIIYLGIILAAFHLSTFAQNDKVINFLFPVKTDGIENKVSSVFGESRGDHFHNGMDIASSGEAVLAMAEGKILYSRFGEDDPFGEEFGTGNSVWLDHGNGIYSSYYHLKDGRLPGLLDERLVAAGEKIAYTGNTGHSSGAHLHFVLLKDFGKTIQDPMKVLAPVEDETPPAIGNLLVHQDESKFSQINDGDNINISRPFPVTVGIQDAGKKSGQRRGVAQIQVSLNGQLLKKASFSNLHYEKGEWKNSEGFPFNDLYYKDQYLLGNLDFRNGENTIKVLAWDFRQNLSEKTFTFYVTRIR; encoded by the coding sequence ATGAGACGTATTATATATCTCGGAATTATCTTGGCCGCGTTCCATCTAAGCACCTTTGCACAAAACGATAAAGTAATAAATTTTCTTTTCCCGGTGAAAACCGACGGAATCGAGAACAAAGTTAGTTCCGTTTTCGGCGAATCTCGCGGGGACCATTTTCATAATGGAATGGATATTGCCTCCTCCGGAGAAGCTGTTTTGGCAATGGCAGAAGGTAAGATCCTTTATTCGCGGTTTGGCGAAGACGATCCGTTCGGGGAAGAATTCGGAACAGGGAATTCGGTCTGGTTGGATCATGGAAATGGGATTTATTCCTCTTATTACCACCTGAAAGACGGTCGGCTCCCGGGTTTGTTAGACGAGCGTTTGGTCGCGGCAGGCGAAAAGATCGCTTATACTGGAAACACAGGCCACTCTAGCGGTGCGCACCTACATTTTGTTTTACTAAAGGATTTCGGAAAGACGATCCAAGACCCGATGAAGGTCTTAGCGCCGGTCGAGGATGAGACTCCTCCTGCGATCGGAAATCTTTTGGTCCATCAGGACGAAAGCAAATTCAGCCAGATCAATGATGGGGATAATATCAATATCTCCAGACCCTTCCCGGTTACAGTCGGTATCCAGGATGCAGGCAAAAAATCCGGCCAAAGAAGGGGAGTGGCGCAGATCCAAGTTTCCCTGAACGGCCAATTATTGAAAAAGGCGAGCTTCTCCAATTTACATTATGAAAAGGGAGAATGGAAGAATTCGGAAGGATTCCCGTTCAACGATCTGTATTACAAGGATCAATATTTACTTGGTAATTTAGATTTTCGTAATGGTGAGAATACGATCAAGGTTTTAGCCTGGGACTTTCGCCAAAACCTTTCCGAGAAAACATTTACGTTTTACGTGACTCGGATCCGTTAG
- a CDS encoding GNAT family N-acetyltransferase, with the protein MQNAPTILTRIATRSDLEELAELFDLYRRFYRFPSDVHAAKRFLEDRLLHKDSILLVAEGSGGLLGFAQLYPTFSSLSIQKDYILNDLYVRESERRSGIARKLLGEAASFVVKCGGKGMGLETHPDNRAARILYEHFGFKLSESFLHYYWTAPKEA; encoded by the coding sequence ATGCAGAACGCGCCTACGATCCTTACCAGAATTGCCACTAGATCCGACTTAGAAGAGCTCGCGGAATTATTCGATCTATATCGGAGATTTTACAGATTTCCTTCCGATGTGCATGCAGCAAAGAGATTCTTAGAAGATAGGCTTTTGCATAAGGATTCTATCCTTCTTGTGGCGGAAGGCTCCGGAGGCTTATTGGGATTTGCTCAATTGTATCCTACTTTTTCTTCTCTCAGTATCCAAAAAGATTATATATTAAACGATCTTTATGTAAGAGAGAGCGAAAGAAGGAGTGGGATCGCCAGAAAACTACTGGGAGAGGCTGCTTCATTCGTGGTGAAATGCGGCGGAAAAGGGATGGGTTTGGAAACTCATCCTGATAATAGAGCGGCCAGGATCTTGTATGAGCATTTCGGATTCAAACTGAGTGAATCCTTTTTGCACTATTATTGGACTGCGCCTAAGGAAGCATGA